The DNA region aaaatgaaatttatttgtaactgacaataataatggaaaaatataattacaaaatataattacaagaatgaaataaatttattttcaccTCAAGCGTTTtcactgaaaagaaaaagaacCGTCGGAGTATTGAACCCAAGCAGGTTATGTGACAAGCTGCACCTATGTAGGTAGTTATGACTAGTAGTGAGTCTAATCCAAATAAGGCGAAACAAATCATGATGAGTTCTCTTACCGGTAGACGCCTCTCAAACGTCAAaactattgtccgtaagtattgacctcgCACTCACGAATATTTCGAATGTCTCCTTAAATGAATTGTTGGTGCCCGAAGCTAAACAGCGATataaatatttagtttaaacatatttatttcgtaaTGTACATTTAAGAATGACAACTGACATGACTACACACAATAGGAAAAGGATTGGAACGATAGAATTAACTAAAATAGTTCCTCTCCTTACAGATAAATTACATACAATAATGGCAGGCATTAAATATACGATCTTAAATACATTACATTGAACTAagctgttttattaaacattgaaatttttgaaaatggtgaacaAGAAAATTTGGAAAGTAGTGAGAAGAGTACGTAACGAATTTTAAGTAATTATCTTAAATTAGTTTTTTCATAGCTACATTTTAGAGCAGTAGTAATTCAAAAAAGTAACTATGTCTTGTTAAGTAACACTAGTTGTTTTACCTATGCAACTGCCTACTGAAGTATGAAATAACTACCTCAGAAAACTAACTAGCAGAAAATagtaataaatattgaaaattggcgCATATGCGAAGTAGAAAAGAGAGGTATTTCTGAAAAGAAAGTAGAGAAGATTGAAGAGTCGGGGAATGGTTAGGGTTCGAGTGACTTATCAGGCCGAACATACTTGGCATACTAACTGTTGTCAAATCGCCTTGATGCTACAGCGTCAAATATCAACTTGTTTTGTTGCAAGCTTAAGTTATCATCGCCGTAGAGAAGATTCTTGAGCGTGATGTCCGCTAGAGGTCTTATGCTGTCAAAGAGTTCTATTCTGATATCGGAGAAGTTGGGACAAAGGCATAGGTAATGGTATGTAGTTTCAATGGCACCACATGCGCAGAGAGGCGAATGAATAATGTTTTTTGAGAATAAATCTTGGTTGAGACCGCTACAGTCAGTTCTAAGACGAGTATGAAGAACCTGTGCTCGCCGGGCACCATAATATAACAGTGAATTGGGTTTGGGTTTATTAGTGTTCAGGTAGGACTTGAAGGAGTCTAAATGTCTGATCTCTTTGACCTCGTTGGGTAGAGCATTCCAGCTGTCAATTGCAGAGGGGAGAAAGGAATTAATGTATTGGACAGTTCTACCAcggatataaatatttaaaacccAAGTGCGGATCCAGGATTTTGTGTTGGAGGCGCAACTAtgctcccccggaaaattttgaaaatagtgGATCcttctggtgcattctgggcgttctgaggaactttattaagtattttaaaaggacaggttttgtgacaaaatcaacccaaataacatgctaattatattCCAAGTTTTATGATTTATCAGAATTATTCTTGCGTAAATATCCCAAAATGGAATTTCTTAGCCCGAATGGATTTCTGGGGATTTTTTTTATTGGGAGGGGTTACCAAGGGCTATTAGCCTATTGTACAAATGGTAAAGAGCattataggagctcatgcaaactttgtTGGATTCTTATTGTGCGAGCCTAGCGAGCAAGGagaatgcatattttatatctcTCTTTACcaagaacaaaagacaaattaccaatgcgagcgtagcgagcgagaaacaatacatattttatatttttcacccagaacaaaagacaaataccTATGCAAGCGTaacgagcgagaaaaaatgcatattttgcagttttttcacccagaacaaaagattaatacctatgcgagcgtagcgagcgagaaaaaacgcatattttgcactattttttaccatgaacaaaatattaatacctatgcgagcgtagcgagcgagaaaaaaaatgcatattttgcacttttttttttcacccagaacaaaagacaagttACCTATGCTCAGGCGATTTTAGAAAGGGGACGCGCGCCGGGTGCGCCCCACCCCACTGGATCCGCCCTTGAAACCATATATAAGATATACATAATAGCATGTGCAAATATAGACGTGATGACAAAACGTTCTGCTACCAATCTCGGAGTTGTTGGTTTGGGACCTCTGTCTGACcatatcattatttatttcatctgtaaacttaaaAGTTGGGAaaattgtcacacttatcatgctttattgttcatttattgaaagacaCACACAAGTATTTAACATTCTTATACGTACATGTCATTAAACCGTTCTTCAAAATGTCTACTAAAATCTTCAGGACTTTCATTCAATGGTCAGTTCGAGCAAACGGACCTCAGTTCacggtaaaaatcaaatcaaatcagaaaataaatactacaaaaaaGTGAAATacgtttcataaaataatgtaagagtAAAAGCAATATCGAAAATGTTgcattacatttatttgataaaaatgaactGAATTCTAACCAATGTCTAACCAATGGTAACGTGTGTGCAAGTCGGAGAGTTCATCGCTACGCCACTGTGCTCATTGATTTAGTTAATGATACAAATATAACGTAAATTAACGTATCGGCGATAAtaaatgagtgccaggtcaatactaaCGGATAATATGTAggtcgattttgaggtcagtgatgtttttatgctttaaataatGGAACGATCCATTATTTAGTAAGTGTTTACAAATCAGTATGATTCAACATTATAATTGATTTTAGCAACACAAAATATGTACCCCCTCCTTAACAGGGGGTAGGACGTAAATGGTGTCTTTCGGTGGTTTAAGTGAGAATATTGTGTCTATTGGGTAAATATGGCGGATTTTGTTGACAAATCATCACATTTTGCCAAGtatgtgagtttttcttttactttggaaACATTGCATGCGTACATTCTGTGACCACGCTATCTATGTCCTTTTGACAATGTACCTTGTATTGAACGCTTGATACGGAGATAAATAGTTCAAGTCCTGCTCTAGTACTTGTGTAAAAAACGTAGAACAGTACAAGTTCGACCAAATTTATGACAGCTAAGGCTTTAGAATTATTAATTCTTACTTACGACTGCATAGCACAAGTGCAAGAACCTTTTATTgccaatattttcttgtttaagcCGATTTCAGTATCTTACGGGGAACTTTAAAACAACTTGGACTTCATTCAGGTCACTCTGTTCTGTGTAAGAGTTAGAGTTTGATACCATTCCAATGTACAAGGAAAGTTGCCCTAAAACACTTCTATAGCCGGACTTTTTTCAGTTGTGACGTTTCATATTTGCAAGCTAGCAGCTCATAAGACAAGTTAACAAACGATGATTtactttattgtttattgtattgaATTATATAAAGTTTGCGAAAGTGTAAATACGTGCTAAATGCAATTAGTAATTGTAAATAGAGGTCCAATGTTAAAAATACTAAACCAACTGGGAAACCAAGGTACGCGGTAATCACAATTTACTATTCCAACGTGTAAATGCCATAATCTATTCACAATTACTGATTACATTTAGCATGTACTTACATTTAAGCACACTTATGTTATTCAGTACAACACAATCACATAAATCATCCTTCGTTAACTTATCTTATGAACTACTAGCTTGCAAAGACGAAACGTCACAGCTGAAAACGGTTCGACTATTGAAATTTGTGGCGGCTTTGCTTGTACATTGGAATGGTATCATACTAGTAAATGCATAGTACAGAGTGACCCGAATAGAGAACAACTTGTTTTAAAGTTCCTCTTAAGATACGGAAATCGGCTTAAACAAGAAGAAAACATCGGCAATAAAAAGTTGCACTTGTGCTATGCAGTAAGTAAAAATTGATAATTCTAAGGCATCGGCTATCATTGGTcgaacttttttttttgtgtgtgggtgtgttttgtttttttttacaaaactcgTTGGAAAAGTGGACTTGAGCAGATCAGGAACTATTTATTTCCGCATAAAGTGTTCAATAACTTTTTACGGGTAGGTACATGTACAGACTCAGGATAAATTGTCGGGAGGAGATAATAGCGTGGTCACAGAATGGACGCATGCAATGtttctaaagtaaaagaaaaactcacTTACTTTGCAAAATATCCACCCTAGGGTGatgatttgtcaataaaattcGCCATACTTTCTCGATAAACACAATTTTCTCACTTAAACCCCCGAAAGACACCATTTACATCCTACCTCCTGCTTAATAGCCGTAATGCTACAGGTAAGTTCGAGCAATGCAgccaatatattttgtttgtgttgGTTTGATATCCATCACTCgcattttttattcagtattttaatctatatgaattttcatcttcAGCATAGTGTTATGTAAATCCATAATAGATAAATGAAATTATATGGATGTCTGTTTCGTATTGTATTATCTTTTTCAAGCTAGtacaaaacatttcatataaTACGCAATCGAAGTGCTGCAGATTTGTTCAAATAAAGTACGTTATGCTTGGCTAGAAAAAAAAGTGCTATGGACTCTGACACGAGGACCGATTGTGAATGCTAATTTGTATTTAGCTGAAATTAACCTGTACTTGACAATAAAAATGGAAACATATAATTAGTCAATATGTTAGTAAAGAATGAAATCAATTTAATCACATCTCAAAActtttctatgaaaaaaaatgaatcgtCAGAGTATTCAACCAAATCCGCCTATGTGACAAGCCACTTCGCAACCACTAAACCATTTAAATTAGTTATGACTAATTTTTGACTAATCTTAATAAGGCAAACATCTGTTGTTGTTTTCCTGAAAATCCCTTTAAACCAAATAGCAATGGTTAGCACGGGGTAAGCTCCttgcaacatttttgttattaatgTTGATAGACCacactatatttatttttatagttctttCTTTTGCGTTTTGGTCGAAACACTGTCATATGATAagttataaaatgtcattttgtctCGGAGACGTAGCTAAAACACGTATTGACCTGCTTGACTATCAAGAGCAAACTTATTAGGGCAATATTCTCAGTCACGTCGGCGGCATTGTAACAGAAGTACAACAATAGTTTTTGTATAACCatagtttttttatgcccccgaacggaggcatatagtttttgaaccgtctgtcggtctgtcggtctgtcagtctgtccgcaattttcgtgtccggtccatatctttgtcatcgatggatggattttcaaataacttggcatgaatgtgtaccacagtaagacgacgtgtcgcgcgcaagacccagatccgtagctcaaaggtcaaggtcacacttagacgttaaaggtcatttttcatgatagtgcattcgtgtccggtccatatctttgtcatcgatggatggattttcaaataacttagcatgaatgtgtaccacagtaagacgacgtgtcgcgcgcaagacccaggtccgtagctcaaaagtcaaggtcacacttagacgttaaaggtcatttttcatgatagtgcattcgtgtccggtccatatctttgtcatcgatagatggattttcaaataacttggcatgaatgtgtaccacagtaagacgacgtgtcgcgagcaaaacccaggtccgtagctcaaaggtcaaggtcacacttagacgttaaaggcgtacgctagaattccctgtatatgagatgggcgaaaattttcccattGACAGAATTTCCTTAAAcgttggatattgaaggacaatcatctaagaaacaaaaaaatgcaaaaaaaatcataggtcaccggattcgaaaaagagttatctgcccttgaaaacgtcatttttgggggaaatgccgttttcaagggcagataactctttttcgataccggtgacctatgatttttattgcatttttttgtttcttagatgattgtccttcaatatccaaagtttgaagaaattctgttattgggaaaattttcgcaccaaattctatcATACGTccttaaaggtcatatttcaagatagtgcattgatgggcgtgtccggtccatatctttgtcattcatgcatggattttaaaattattgggcatgaatgtgtaccaatgtaagacgacgtgtcgcgcgcaagatccaggtccgtaggtcaaaggtcctaaactctaacatcggccataactattcattcaaagtgccatcgggggcatgtgtcatcctatggagacagctcttgtttctttatttttcgttttctttCTTTTCCTTTCGTTTGTGTTATTGAACCATTTCTTCTAAGTGTTCTTCTTCATTTCgttaaactataaaaaaaacgCCATTAGTTTAATCTACAAATAATGAAACGAAGTGGGAAGGGCTGCTTATAATGCTGGCATAACTTcaagtccaacccatttgctaCAGACTTATATAGATCTTTCCGGAAAGTTGCAAGATTTGATCGTTTTTATGGTTTGGTCGAAATGAAGATTTACTGGCAATACATAAGTGATATAACCCTTGGGTTTAGCCCTTATTCAATATCGTTTTTCCAGGTCGATAATCCTAGGCGTTATCACTGTCACTAATACaaaattgtatacatatataactTTTTCTCTGTTTTCAGAAATGGTGACGCTAGAAAACGAGTATTACCTAAGGACCATTCTGCTTTTGTGTGAAGGTGGTGCATATATTGCCAAACAGATTATAGGTCGAGAGCTACCAAACCATGGAGGGGACTTAGACACATTGTTAAAACAATACAAGAATAAACTCAGACATGAATTTCATGAGAAACAAATGGAAAAGTTATTTCCAAACAACGGGTATGACAGAACTGACGTCAATAAATGGGATATCCAAATGCTTATTGGCGTGATGCTTCTCCTGTTCCGTAAATCACTGAGTgatgaagaaaaacaaaaattgaaagaaatcaAGCTCATTAGGCACGAAGTTCTAGCACATAGTCCATCTGCATCATTATACTTAGAAAAATATGAGGACGTGCAAAAAGACCTTAGAGATGCGATTAACACATTAGCTAACGGTTTTGACCAAACTATCGAAGATAAATGTAAAGAATACATTACAACTTACGCATCTGAACCTTTGGAGGTAAAGTCTGCAATTAAGAGATTACAGGAGGCGAAGGATACTGACGACCTCTTTCAGGAAGTCATTACTGTTATTAGAAAATCACAGGAAACGTTGTCAAATGAAATACATGCAGTTGAAAGTACTGTTAGGCAAGACTTAAAAGAGACACAGCTAGCTTTCTCTAAAGACCTTAGACAGGAGGTTGGAAGGACAAAGGAAAATTTAACAGATAAACTGAACCTTGTTGAGGACAATGTCAGGCAAGATGTTAAAACAACGAAAGAAAAACTAGCAGAACAAATGGAGAAAATAGAAGGAGCCCAATGTAATACTTTTCAGGGTCTGACTGAAGTTAGCTCTCAAATCAAAGGTGAGTTTACGTTGTATTATTTAAACGGattatttcactttatttcaTAAATTGCAGGAACTGACACAGCTGATTTTgatttatactgaaatattaCGTTTGCTTAAAGGCCtacaatttttaatttaaaacgttgaAGCCTATATGATTGATTTTGGTTGGTtattgaataattatttaattaattaaaagtatACAGAGGTGTCGACAAGTGTAGGTTTTATGATTGGTGACATCGTGTTTGGTCGAACATTTGTCATGCATGGTCGGATTTATCAATAACTTGAAACAAAACTGACAATTAAAACAAGACAATGTGTCGGGTGCGCGATCAAGATTAGATTCCtactcttagaggtcaaagatttaagACGTGTATTCTATTCCGGTGTATAACATGGATATCTTATTAACTTGGTATGAATATTCACTATAATATGACTTATCAACCGTTTGAAATTATAGCAACTTTCTTATGCTAATATCATTATGTGTCTTTTATTTTCAGCTTTACAGCAATGGTTGGTAGATAATTTAAAAGAACAGCGGAACAGAACCAACGAAGGTCGTACAATtattaagaaaaacatttgttaGGTCATATTTTCACACCATTGTAAAGAATACGATCATTAGCTTTGACATGTGGTGAATGGGAATGGCCAATTTTGtgtttcacatgattttgtctgaATCATTGCAGCTTGTTAAAGATCGTAATACCTCCTATTATCATTCAATACCTACCGAGAAACGCGTGCAGATATGCTGATTTAACCAGAATTTTACTGGCCGTTTGAAAATGTTGCCCGACAAATATAATATTTCGTCCTGACATTTGCGCCAACAAGAGGCATTAAAGCATTTTATTTCGTCTCGGTGCACGCGCCGTCACGTCAGAACGAAATCTTTGTTAATGGTGCGCACGCTATCGCAAAACAAAGAATTTGCGTCAACACGAAGCTATTGTTGATGGTGCGCGTCCCagaacgaaataaaatgtttcattgcaCTGTGTTCTGTGTTGTTATGTCACGCtgttagttttgttttgtcaCGTTGGCGCACACGCCAAAAtgacaaacaaaacattcaaacTTTTGTTATGGCGCATTGGAGCAGGTGCCAGGACAACTAAATGAAATGTGTTACATAAACGACAACGCTACATAACGAATTTTCTTAAATCAGCCGCCATAACTCGtcatatgtaaaaatgtattcataaccaattggtttcaaaattaaaagtttgttctATATCAGTATACCAACTACATGCATAAAATTCTTTACCTCCCCGTTTTATCAGCACACTGTTTTGGCTGAGTCTCTGAGTAAATAAAAGGAACTATCGAGTTATATCTTGGCAGTGTTTAGAAAAGTAAGGAAAGCAGTACATAGAATTAGCCACACTTTCCAGTAAAAGAGACTATGCATCCGCGAATTACTTTGGGgacaaacaaacacattatttatAACTTGGCTTTCACCTGTCAATTCATGATTGGGCAACGTGAATAGGGGGCTTTAGTAACGAAAATAGCCGAATTTCTTCTAAAAGTTTGATTTGATGCTACACCAAAAAGTTAGATCGATCTCAAGTGAATATTTTCGGTCTATGTGAAAAAAATGAGATAAATGTGAATAATAGGATCGTATTCTTCACGGTTGTGGAAAATGTGATTTGTGAAAATATGGTCCAACAAAGATTCTGTctaaagttataaaaatataagactactttttaaagaaaaacaaatatttaaacgaCACCGCCTAAATTGATGGTCtgatttcgaaataatttcacacaaatagtcttATGTAATCTTTAACCAAGattgttaaaactatttcttcACCACAAAATGGCCCCCAGTTGGCGTGATCACTTTTCgatatatgtataatattgatactttataagatcttcttgtgtgaaactgctggccagatttttttttaaatctaattcaaatggtcattgtgtgaccAACTAcaatgttgttcaaattattccgattcattaaaaaaatgCCCCCAGAAGTTGTGGTCACTTTCCCTATGCGTATAtagtagaaattttgaaaatctccTTATTTGAAAATGCTGACCCGACTTTTGAttcatttcacacaaatagtcatTGTGACAccttctatcaagtttgttcaaattattctgattcttcaaaaaacaaaGACCATGGTCACTTTCCCCTATTTGTATAtagtaaaaacttttttttttaattcttgtttgctagtttgattttaaaataattcacacACATTGTCCTTGTGTGTATTCCTGCcaaattgtacaaattattctgattcgtcgaaaatatggccactagagggcgtggtcacttttccctgtatgaaTACAGTAGtgttaacttttaaaaatctCCTAGTATGAAACCACTGGTCCATTTCACACATATTGTCCCTGTGTGTccttctacaaaaattgttcaaattattttaattcatcaagaaatggccaccagagggctTGGTTACTTTTCCCCATATGTATGTAATAGAAACTTTAGTAGGAAACTGCTAACACGGTTTTGAATAACTTCACCTATAAtatccttgtgtgaccttctacttATGTGTTAAGAGATTACAAAGACATTTCGAAACTGTAcaagtttatataattttcatagaTTATTAGAACACTGTGTACTTTATGAGCGACACTAATTCGTGTAGCCAGATGGAAGGACAATCTAAAATTAATATGTCTCGCTAATTATATCGAACAAATCATAGTAGAAATGACAGCGATCATTTTAACCACTATAAACACGTAACATAAAAACTGAGTCGAACAATAATTCTAATTAGGTCAATAACCTTATCAAAATACGCATAtttacacctaaaattagaaacgTATTTCTTTTAAGTTAAAATGGTTAACTTTTTAGGCAGTGTATCAGAGACCTCTAACTGAACATATTGAAGCATCAGtgtatttttctaattttcacGCATTATGTGACACATAGTGATGTGTCTTAGCTCGATCAAAAATCCAAAGATACCCTGAAgtgttatttgaaattttaatttaatacagGCGTTTCGGTGTGAAATAGTATATGTGGTACTTAAGGATGACGCTTTTGGAATCGAGTCGTCGTTATTATAACCAGCTGCACCATAATTtcgagtttgtttttttttttt from Mercenaria mercenaria strain notata unplaced genomic scaffold, MADL_Memer_1 contig_2052, whole genome shotgun sequence includes:
- the LOC128552109 gene encoding cingulin-like — protein: MVTLENEYYLRTILLLCEGGAYIAKQIIGRELPNHGGDLDTLLKQYKNKLRHEFHEKQMEKLFPNNGYDRTDVNKWDIQMLIGVMLLLFRKSLSDEEKQKLKEIKLIRHEVLAHSPSASLYLEKYEDVQKDLRDAINTLANGFDQTIEDKCKEYITTYASEPLEVKSAIKRLQEAKDTDDLFQEVITVIRKSQETLSNEIHAVESTVRQDLKETQLAFSKDLRQEVGRTKENLTDKLNLVEDNVRQDVKTTKEKLAEQMEKIEGAQCNTFQGLTEVSSQIKALQQWLVDNLKEQRNRTNEDLNSMSQQLQHKAEDIEFKVRSYDETSSQPIDRGNVGIPAS